The DNA segment CTACGCGAGATGGCTTTTCAATCATGTCACACACAAGCCAAGTGATGTTCTTTCTTGGAGGCTCGAATCTAAATCCATCGGCTTGGTAATGTTTTACCTGTCCGGTATCCATTAAACCTTGATCCATTGGACCGTTATCGACAGCCGCAACAAACATACCACGTCTCACAAGCTGATATGTCCAACCACCAGGACAAGCACCAAGATCCACCGCCTTCATACCACTACTTAGACGAGTTTCTTGTTCTTCTTTAGGAATAAAGTGAATAAAGGCTTCGTCAAGTTTAAGCGTCGAGCGACTCGGCGCGTCAGCAGCAATCTTAAGTCTTGGGATCCCCATAAAATAAGGCGAACTGTTATTGCTCAGTGAGAAACCAACATAAGCTTGACCAGATGCAACAAAACACACATGAATAATTGGACGCTTTGGGTTTTCTTTTTCAAGCAGTGCGCCCGACTTTTTCAATGCCTGTCTAAGCGGAACAGTGAACTTACGACAGAAGTTAGATAACTCTTTCGCTTCGTTCGTGTCAGGCGTTTCAACGCGCAATTCGCCTGCTTTGTGTACTTGAGCCAAGGCTTCAACAATCGGGCTAATTCTATCTTGTTCAGGTAAGCCTTTTAGTAACTCTTTTGCGGCAAACATCTGTCTGGCAAAAATAAGTGAGTCCAAGCTAATGTTTTTAGCCAAAACTTCAGCATCGCCGGCTTGAAAGCACTGAAAAATGACATAGGCATCATTGGTGTTGGTTTTTACAAATCCACCAATGTCGAGCTCAGCCGCGCGCACTTGGATCTCTGCAGCGCAATCTTTCTCGTAACCAGCACGGCAAAATAAAAATAGGTTTATCATTGAATTTCCTGAAGATAAAAATAATATCAATCAAAGTGTCATTTTAAAAAATGACACAAGGCTTCAAAAGCATAGCGCTTAAAACAGCCAGCGTATTTGAATAATTGATACAAAAAAGCGGCCAACAAAGTTGTTGCCCGCTATTTTACACTGTTCAAGCTTAGCTGTGTACTGTCTAAAATTTAATATCAGTACGCAGGTCTAATACATTGCCCGAGTCTGCTCTATATTCTTTCAAACAATCCAATAATATACAGCGCTTCTAGTCCAACTCTTTTACTCGATTGCGCCAAACGGCCAGCGCAATAAACAACCAGCCGAGTAAAAAGCAGACACCGCCCATTGGCGTAACCGGTCCGGTCCATTTCGCACCGATTAATGCGTATAGATATAGTGAACCCGAAAATAGCACCATACCGGCGATAAACAAATAACCGGCCCAATCTAACAAGCGAGACTTAATCCAATGTCCTGAAAACGCCACAACGATCAGTGCGAAGGTATGATAAAACTGATACTCGACACCTAAATTAAAAATGGCAATTAAATCGGCTGTTGCCACGTTTTTCAACCCGTGTGCACCAAATGCACCCAATGCTACTGCAATGAAACCACTTAATGCTGCTAGCAGCAAAAATCCATGACGCATTTAACCTCCAAAAGGCCTATCGACATAGCCGTCGACAGGTAGATAATTTGCACTCTAAGTAACTATATATCAAAAGTTATGGTTACTTATTGATAAAATTTCGTATAAACGAGATAGCTTCTGCCAGATTAGCCTCTAAGCTGGTCCCTGACGACTTGCGTGGTTTAAAACCATGATCGCCATCAGTTAACCAATGCAATTGGGCCTTTTTCATTATCGGCCAAGTTTCAACTAACCCTTTATGACCAAACTTATCGCGCTCACCTTGGATCACCATGATGGGTGCCAAACAGTTCTCTATCGGCTCTAAACGCGGTTCACCACCACTGAGTGGAATAAAGGGATAGCCTAAGCACACCACACCATCAACCTTTAGGCTCTCGGCCAAGATTGTCGACATGCGCCCACCCATCGACTTGCCTACTAAGTAGATTTTTTTAGGCTTAAACTGCAGCTTTAGAATACTAAGCTGCAGCGCATAATCGGCGATAAGCTTTGGAGCTCTATCCGGTGGGCGGCGTTTACCGTCGATGGCATTAGCACGCATGTAAGGAAAATTAAAACGCACGACACGAGCGCCACTCGCGGCGATGCCTTTAGCCATTGCCGTCATAAACTCATGCTGCATGTTTGCCCCAGCGCCATGAGTCAACACGATGAGCGTTTCACTGTTTGCACTATTAGCACTAGCAATGACATCCTCAACCAAATACTGGCTGGCATCGAAGACTAAGTCCTCGAGACCTAGGCCTGCAACAGCCTCTGCTAATTCCCCCGCTAAATACGCTTGCTTTAACTTATCCTGTAAGCAGCTCACTACGGGTCTCCTCTTCAAACATGTCAAGCATCCACTCTCTAAAGGCCGCAACCTTACCTATCTCGGCATGGTTTTGCTGGCACACTAGATAATATGCATTCTTACTGACTAAAACTTCAGGGAATGGACACACCAATCGTCCTGCTTTAATGTCGGGCCTTGCAAGCACACTGTAGCCTAGCGCCACACCTTGACCGTGGGCGGCCGCTTGCAACACAAGTGAAGAATGACTAAATATTGGCCCCTGGTTCACATTAATATCAGTAATTCCACACTGCCTAAACCAAGCCAACCAATCTTGGCGGCTAGAGTCATGTAATAAGGTGTGATTTTTAAGATCGCTCGGCTTCTCTAACGGCTTAGGACCATTGAGTAATAAAGGTGAACAGACCGGAATTAATACTTCATTTCTTAACTTATCGGCACGCATTCCAGGCCAGTTACCCATGCCATAATAGATGGCGACATCGACATCATCGGTGAGCGAGCTATCCTCGTCATCAACCGCTTTAATTCTGACATCGATCTCTGGATTTTTCTCGCTAAATTTGGCGAGTCTCGGTACGAGCCATTGAATAGCAAAGCTAGGCGAAGTCGCCACTGTAAGCGAGCCGATGGCGCTTCTTGCTAATAACCTATCGGTCGCATCTGCAAGCTGAGTGAAAATATCTTTGATATCGAGAAAGTAGCTTTGCCCCTCCTCGGTTAACAGCAATGAACGGTTCTTGCGACGGAATAATTTTAATCCAAGATACTCTTCTAACGCTTTAATTTGATGACTCACTGCAGCCTGAGTAACAAACAACTCTTCAGCTGCTCGAGTGAAGCTTAAATGCCTTGCTGCAGCCTCAAATGCCTTTACAGCATTTAGGGGAGGTAATCGTCTTGCCATAGTGATCCAGATCCCGATTTTTAATTAGTTTTTCTAATGAGCATTGTTACATTTTATCGTTTGTAAAGGCCAGTCTTTTTGTTCAAAATCAGCCCCAACGAAATGATACTAGTTGGACAACCTCTACGACGTAATGGGGCGTGTCTAACAACCCAAATTTTAGCCCGGAGGCTACCGCGTATGTTGAACCTAAAATCAGTATTTGTTATTGCTATGCTCAGCGTATCTGCATCTGTTAGCGCTGACGAAATCAGCATCGACACGAAAGATATTGAAGCGACATTAACTGCTAACTTAGCAGAAAGCATGGAATTAATGCAGGCACAGCTCACTTCGGAGCTCGATACCATGCTCGTTACTGATGAACAGAAAAAGACCCAAGAAGCGACTGCACAGCTAATATTAGCTGACTAATTCTGCGGTATCGGCTTCAACGTTAAAACCACCTCTACGGTGGTTTTTTTGTACCCATAAATTATGATTTAATAAATATTGAGCACAAAAAAGGCGACTTATATTAAGTCGCCTTTGCCATACCTACGCTAATAGTACTTACAAACTCAAGTTAAGGGCGGTAAACCTTAACATTGGTGTAACCTTGTTCTTGTAGATAAAGCGCCTGTAGCTTACTCATGACGCCACGGTCACAATAAAGTAGGTAACTCTTATCTTTATCTAAGTCTGCAAACTGGGTCGCTAATTTATAGAAGGGGATTGCCTTCACTTCGACACCATCAATTTTAAGTGGAGACTTCTCTTCCTCTTCAGGTGCTCGGACGTCAATAATAATTTCATTGGCATTAATCGAGTCAACGGTTTCTGTTTCAGTGATCTTGGTATCCATCTGCGTCGCAATCTCCCTAATATCGATAATTTCAGCGTCAGCAATCACGCGATCAAGTAAGTCTTCAGAGAATTTAGCTTCTTCCGCTTCAACCTTAGATAAGACCGCCTTTACTGTTGGCTTTTGCGAAATCACGCCACAATATTCAGGGATCGACTTGGCAAAATCTTCGGTTCCAATCTGACGGCTAAGGTTGATAATGTCTTGCTTATCCATGGCGATGAGTGGACGTAAGATTAACTGCTCAGTACAGCGATCGATCACATTCAAGTTAGTCAATGTTTGGCTAGATACCTGCCCCATCGCCTCACCCGTTACCAATGCTTGAATGCCCATCTTCTGTGCAACACGTGTTGCAGCGCGCATCATCATACGTTTTAAGATAACGCCCATCTGGCCGTTGTCGATGCGCTCAAGAATTTCTTGAACCACAGGATCAAACGGTACAGAGATAAATTTAACTTTATGCGACTCACCGTATTTCTGCCATAAATGATAAGCCACCTGCTTTACACCTATTTCGTGCTGGTCGCCACCTAAGTTAAAGAAACAGTAATGAGTACGTGAGCCACGCTTGATAAACTGATAACTGGATACGCCTGAATCGAAACCACCAGAGATCAGCGACAATACGTCTTCTTGGGTTGCCATAGGGAAGCCGCCAAGGCCTTCAATACGCTTATCAATAAGGTAAAGATTGTCATTATCGATCTCTAGATGCACAGTCATATCAGGATTTTTTAAACGAACACCTGCGGCCTCAGTAAACTGATTTAATCCACCACCGACATAGCGTTCAACTTCAATCGAGTTAAAGTCATGCTTACCTGCACGTTTTACACGTACACAAAATGTCTTACCCACTAATTGCTCTTTATAGGCAACTAAGGTTTGTTGGTAGATGTCATCAACAGAGGTAAAGGTGCTAACATTAACTTGCAATACGTGTGCAATACCTGGAATACAGGCTAAACGTTCACCAAATGCTTCAACCAGATCAGGCCTATCATCTGGTACCATTACCATGATTTTGTCCCACTGGCGCTGTACTTTCGCAGACTCATCTACTTTTTTAAGTACGTTACGAATGTTGGTCTCAAGCATCTTGGTAAAGCGCATTCTTACCGGCTTGCTTTTCATCATGATTTCAGGAAACAGTTTTACGATAAATTTCATTGGTCTTCCGCGAGGAGTTATTTAAACAGCAATTCACCGATTATAACAAGATCATGTGGCAATTGCGTATATCCAATCTCAGTTTGTCTCGACAAAACCGTAAATTTTCAGCTCAAACTGGGGCAGATAGAACAATAACACGCAAGCGAGTCACCTCGATTGCGTGTTATTCATTACTAAGCACTGTTGCTATTGGCCCACTTGGATCTCTGCTGATTCCTTGGCTTTGCCTTGTTCAATCGCAATTTCTACACGTCGATTTCGAGCACGGTTAGCACTGGAGTTGTTTTCAACTAACGGAGCCGATGATGCCATACCCACCACTTTCATACGCTGCTGATCAAAGCCCTTTACTCGAATAAGTTCATGAGCAACGGCAACGGCTCGTTTGCTCGAAAGATCCCAGTTCGAGCTATAGAGCTCATTGGAAATTTTCCAGTCATCGGTGTGCCCAGATACGGTTACAATCCCCGGCACATCTTTAAGTAGCTCACCGACACGACGCACAACAGGTTTAAACCTAGGCTGTAAGAATCCCGAACCAGAAGCAAACGATCCCTTTTCTCTAATTCGAATAATAATTTGCTGGCCTAGGGATTCGATTTCGATCGCGCCATCAACAATCTCTTTGTTGAGCTCCTGCGCCATCTTTTTTACTTGTTCATTTATCTTATCTTGAGCAGACGCTTGAGTCTTAGTGGACTCAGTTTCAGATTGCGCGGCAGATTCAGCCTTAGCTTCGGCCTCACTTTGCTCTACTGCCGTAGCCGATGCTTGACCGCCACGCTGCTCTCCGCGTTGCTGCTGAATCCCGCCGGCACTATCATCTTCGCCCGCTTGAAACTCAAGCATAGGTTCTGTCATTTCATTGGTTTGCTGATTAATAATCTCAATCGGTGTCGGCTCTGGCTTGCCTGGGCGAAACTCCAATGCGATAACTGAGGTGCCCTTTGGGATATCTTTCACTTCGACTTTATTTTGCACACCAAACGCATATTTCATTGAGCCAGCAATCTGCTTGAACTTCATCACATCCATTTCGGAAAATGCCAGCAGCAATACGAAGAAACACATTAACAGCGACATTAAGTCGGCAAAGGTTGCTAACCAAAGCGGTGCGCCTGGGGGTGGGCAATCACATTTGGCTTTTTTAGCCATCTGCTTACGCCCCGCCCAAGGTATCTATTGTTCTCGATTTTTCAGAAAGGTAGTTCTTTAGAAACCCTTCGATTACACGGGGATTCTGGCCATCTTGAATGGCCAATACTGCATCCATAATCAGGTTACGATTTAGCATCTCTTCATTCATTCTAAGGGATAACTTATCGGCAATCGGTAGTGCAACCATATTGGCAACCACGGCACCGTATAGTGTGGTTAACAGAGCCACCGCCATCGCCGGACCAATTGACTTGGGGTCGTCCATATTCGATAGCATGCCCACGAGACCGATTAGGGTACCAATCATGCCCATGGCAGGTGCCACATCGCCAATCGACTTAAAAATACCGATACCGGTTTTATGACGCTCCTCGGTAAGAGCGATATCTTTTTCTAGTGCATCGCGCACCACATCCCCATCGTGACCATCTACCAGCATGTCGACCGCTTTTTGCATAAAACTATTACTGATCTCGGCCTCTTCCAATGCTAAAAAACCACCTTTACGCGCCGCATCGGCCATAGAGATAGATTGTTCAATAAGATCTTCAGGTTTGTCTAACTTGAAAATAAAAGCCTTGGCTGCAATCTTAGCGGAGCCTAAAAACTGTTTAAGGTTATATTTCATCATAACGACGAACAAGGATCCAATCATCACGATAAGAATCGAGGGCACGTTAATAAAAATCCCGATGCCACCACTACTGGCCATTGCCATGATAATGAAAGCAAATGCGCCAATAAGTCCAATTAGGGTTGCTAAATCCAAAACCGCTCCTCAAATACCAATCAAAACACTGCTTACCTGCAGTCTCGAATGCTAATTGCTACATATAATGCCAAGAATAATTTAGTAGCTAAAATATTACGCCTTTGCTGTCACGGCAAGCGACAAGTCACCAAACACTTCATTAGGAGTCATATTTTCAGCATTTCAACTTATATAACGACCAAAAAAAGGATCTCTTGAGTGATATTTCCAGCAAATCTTGCGCAGTTTCCGTTAAAATACCCCTTCACTCGCAGGAACACGTCCGATGCCTTCCGATATGATCCTTGATCTATTATCTGTTGGCTTGCGCATATTTGACTAACAATGAAAGCAGGTTTGATATCGAAAGCGTGCTTTTGCGCAAATAGTCAGCGGCTTAATTTGACCCATGTGCCCTGCTGATATACTTTGTGTACCGCTTATTTCTAGGAATGATCATCGTGGCAAAAAAACCAGAAAATCTCTCATTTGAAGATTCACTTTCCGAGCTAGAAAAAATCGTAACCGACTTAGAGCATGGCGATATCGCTCTCGATGATGCCTTAAAGCAATTCGAACGCGGAATTAAGCTTGTTCGAAATAGCCAGAGCAAGTTAGAAAATGCTCAGCAAAAAGTAGCCGTGTTAATGCAAGAAGAGGGTGTAGACACTCTCAAACCTTATGATATCGAGGGTGAGTAATTGTTAGTAGAGTCACTTAAGCGATACCAGCTGCGCAGTAACCAGCAGCTTGAATTACGTATCGATGCGCTCGAAGATATTGATCCACAGCTCAAAGCCGCAATGAAACATGGTGCCTTGATTGGTGGAAAGCGTATTAGACCCTTTTTGGTTTATGCCATCGGCGACATGTTAGGTGTTAAGCTGACAACACTGGATTCCTGCGCAGCGGCTATCGAGTGTATCCATGCCTACTCACTGATCCATGACGACCTGCCAGCTATGGATGACGACGCATTACGTCGTGGTCAACCCACGGTACATATTGCTTTTGATGAAGCCACTGCCATATTAGCCGGTGATGCACTACAAGCACTTGCGTTTGAAATCATCAGCGATCCCATCGAAAACATTACTCCATCACAAAATTTAGCCATGGTTAAAGCCTTAGCTAATGCCTCTGGGTATAGTGGTATGTGTGGTGGTCAGGCGATGGACTTAAGCGCAACCAACAAGCAGATTGAATTAGCCACCTTAATAAAGCTTCACAAACTAAAAACCGGTGCTCTTATTCGATGTGCCGTTGAGTTTGCTATTATCGCCGCAAAAGTCGATGGACAAGAACGTCAGGCGTTACTCGATTTTGCCGATGCCATTGGCCTCGCTTTTCAGGTGCAAGATGACGTGCTCGATATCATCGCTAGCACCGAAGAACTCGGAAAACCGCAAGGTTCCGATACAGATTCAAACAAAAGTACCTATCCAAAGTTACTTGGATTAGAGGGCGCTCAAAAAACTGCTTCAAGTTTGATTGAGGACGCACTATCAGCGCTGGCCAAATTACCATACAATAGCCAGCTAATTGCAGAATTCGCCCGTTATATCATTGAGCGAAGAGTTTAATAAAGAGACAAAGAATCTCGATATGAGTTTTGATATTTCTCAATTTCCTGTGCTTGCACAGGCTAATACCCCAGATGAGCTAAGACAGCTCCCTCAAGCAGTATTGCCACAATTGGCAGACGAACTTCGAGGTTTCCTACTGAAGTCTGTTGGTAAATCAAGCGGTCACTTTGCATCGGGTCTAGGCACGGTGGAACTCACCGTGGCACTTCATTATGTGTACAACACACCATTTGACAGACTCGTTTGGGACGTAGGCCACCAAGCCTATCCACACAAAATCTTAACGGGTCGCCGTGAAAAGATGCATACCATTCGCCAAAAAGGCGGTGTGCACCCTTTCCCTTGGCGTGAAGAAAGTGAATACGACACCTTTAGTGTGGGTCACTCTGGTACTTCTATTAGTGCCGCGCTTGCAATGGCTGTTGCAGCGGAAAAAGAGCAAGCGGGGCGTAAAGTGGTTGCCGTTATCGGCGACGGTGCTATGACGGGCGGCATGGTATTTGAAGCCATGAACCACGCTGGTGACCTGCATAACGATATGCTAGTGGTGCTAAACGATAACGAGATGTCTATCTCGGAAAACGTAGGCGCACTCAACAATCACTTAGCTCAGCTAATGTCTGGCCGTTTCTATACCACCATACGTGAAAGCAGCAAGAAAGTGCTTCAAGGTATGCCGGTTATCAAGGAGATGGCAAAGCGCACCGAAGAGCACCTTAAAGGCATGGTTGTGCCAGGCACTCTATTTGAAGAGCTAGGCTTTAACTACATAGGCCCGATTGATGGCCATGATGTTGATGCGCTCGTTGAAACCATGCGTAATATGCGTAATCTAAGTGGTCCGCAGATTTTACATATCATGACCAAAAAAGGTCGTGGCTATGAACCAGCCGAAAAAGATCCTATCGGTTGGCATGCAGTGCCTAAGTTTGATCCTTCAACCTTTGAAAAGCCTGCAGCCAAGCCATGCGACCCGACCTTCTCTGAAGTGTTTGGTAAGTGGCTTTGTGATATTGCTGAAAAAGATGAAAAAGTCTTGGGTATTACGCCTGCTATGCGCGAAGGTTCAGGTATGGTTGAGTTTTCTCAGCGCTTTCCTAAACAATACTTTGACGCAGCGATTGCCGA comes from the Shewanella halifaxensis HAW-EB4 genome and includes:
- the rlmM gene encoding 23S rRNA (cytidine(2498)-2'-O)-methyltransferase RlmM encodes the protein MINLFLFCRAGYEKDCAAEIQVRAAELDIGGFVKTNTNDAYVIFQCFQAGDAEVLAKNISLDSLIFARQMFAAKELLKGLPEQDRISPIVEALAQVHKAGELRVETPDTNEAKELSNFCRKFTVPLRQALKKSGALLEKENPKRPIIHVCFVASGQAYVGFSLSNNSSPYFMGIPRLKIAADAPSRSTLKLDEAFIHFIPKEEQETRLSSGMKAVDLGACPGGWTYQLVRRGMFVAAVDNGPMDQGLMDTGQVKHYQADGFRFEPPRKNITWLVCDMIEKPSRVAELIEAWAINGWFKESIFNLKLPMKARYKEVSTILATMEEILKENGVDDFSIAAKHLYHDRDEVTVHLCLRPSQPW
- a CDS encoding DUF423 domain-containing protein, whose translation is MRHGFLLLAALSGFIAVALGAFGAHGLKNVATADLIAIFNLGVEYQFYHTFALIVVAFSGHWIKSRLLDWAGYLFIAGMVLFSGSLYLYALIGAKWTGPVTPMGGVCFLLGWLFIALAVWRNRVKELD
- a CDS encoding alpha/beta fold hydrolase; the encoded protein is MSCLQDKLKQAYLAGELAEAVAGLGLEDLVFDASQYLVEDVIASANSANSETLIVLTHGAGANMQHEFMTAMAKGIAASGARVVRFNFPYMRANAIDGKRRPPDRAPKLIADYALQLSILKLQFKPKKIYLVGKSMGGRMSTILAESLKVDGVVCLGYPFIPLSGGEPRLEPIENCLAPIMVIQGERDKFGHKGLVETWPIMKKAQLHWLTDGDHGFKPRKSSGTSLEANLAEAISFIRNFINK
- a CDS encoding transcriptional regulator GcvA → MARRLPPLNAVKAFEAAARHLSFTRAAEELFVTQAAVSHQIKALEEYLGLKLFRRKNRSLLLTEEGQSYFLDIKDIFTQLADATDRLLARSAIGSLTVATSPSFAIQWLVPRLAKFSEKNPEIDVRIKAVDDEDSSLTDDVDVAIYYGMGNWPGMRADKLRNEVLIPVCSPLLLNGPKPLEKPSDLKNHTLLHDSSRQDWLAWFRQCGITDINVNQGPIFSHSSLVLQAAAHGQGVALGYSVLARPDIKAGRLVCPFPEVLVSKNAYYLVCQQNHAEIGKVAAFREWMLDMFEEETRSELLTG
- the thiI gene encoding tRNA uracil 4-sulfurtransferase ThiI, yielding MKFIVKLFPEIMMKSKPVRMRFTKMLETNIRNVLKKVDESAKVQRQWDKIMVMVPDDRPDLVEAFGERLACIPGIAHVLQVNVSTFTSVDDIYQQTLVAYKEQLVGKTFCVRVKRAGKHDFNSIEVERYVGGGLNQFTEAAGVRLKNPDMTVHLEIDNDNLYLIDKRIEGLGGFPMATQEDVLSLISGGFDSGVSSYQFIKRGSRTHYCFFNLGGDQHEIGVKQVAYHLWQKYGESHKVKFISVPFDPVVQEILERIDNGQMGVILKRMMMRAATRVAQKMGIQALVTGEAMGQVSSQTLTNLNVIDRCTEQLILRPLIAMDKQDIINLSRQIGTEDFAKSIPEYCGVISQKPTVKAVLSKVEAEEAKFSEDLLDRVIADAEIIDIREIATQMDTKITETETVDSINANEIIIDVRAPEEEEKSPLKIDGVEVKAIPFYKLATQFADLDKDKSYLLYCDRGVMSKLQALYLQEQGYTNVKVYRP
- a CDS encoding flagellar motor protein MotB, which produces MAKKAKCDCPPPGAPLWLATFADLMSLLMCFFVLLLAFSEMDVMKFKQIAGSMKYAFGVQNKVEVKDIPKGTSVIALEFRPGKPEPTPIEIINQQTNEMTEPMLEFQAGEDDSAGGIQQQRGEQRGGQASATAVEQSEAEAKAESAAQSETESTKTQASAQDKINEQVKKMAQELNKEIVDGAIEIESLGQQIIIRIREKGSFASGSGFLQPRFKPVVRRVGELLKDVPGIVTVSGHTDDWKISNELYSSNWDLSSKRAVAVAHELIRVKGFDQQRMKVVGMASSAPLVENNSSANRARNRRVEIAIEQGKAKESAEIQVGQ
- the pomA gene encoding flagellar motor protein PomA; its protein translation is MDLATLIGLIGAFAFIIMAMASSGGIGIFINVPSILIVMIGSLFVVMMKYNLKQFLGSAKIAAKAFIFKLDKPEDLIEQSISMADAARKGGFLALEEAEISNSFMQKAVDMLVDGHDGDVVRDALEKDIALTEERHKTGIGIFKSIGDVAPAMGMIGTLIGLVGMLSNMDDPKSIGPAMAVALLTTLYGAVVANMVALPIADKLSLRMNEEMLNRNLIMDAVLAIQDGQNPRVIEGFLKNYLSEKSRTIDTLGGA
- the xseB gene encoding exodeoxyribonuclease VII small subunit, whose product is MAKKPENLSFEDSLSELEKIVTDLEHGDIALDDALKQFERGIKLVRNSQSKLENAQQKVAVLMQEEGVDTLKPYDIEGE
- the ispA gene encoding (2E,6E)-farnesyl diphosphate synthase; protein product: MLVESLKRYQLRSNQQLELRIDALEDIDPQLKAAMKHGALIGGKRIRPFLVYAIGDMLGVKLTTLDSCAAAIECIHAYSLIHDDLPAMDDDALRRGQPTVHIAFDEATAILAGDALQALAFEIISDPIENITPSQNLAMVKALANASGYSGMCGGQAMDLSATNKQIELATLIKLHKLKTGALIRCAVEFAIIAAKVDGQERQALLDFADAIGLAFQVQDDVLDIIASTEELGKPQGSDTDSNKSTYPKLLGLEGAQKTASSLIEDALSALAKLPYNSQLIAEFARYIIERRV
- the dxs gene encoding 1-deoxy-D-xylulose-5-phosphate synthase: MSFDISQFPVLAQANTPDELRQLPQAVLPQLADELRGFLLKSVGKSSGHFASGLGTVELTVALHYVYNTPFDRLVWDVGHQAYPHKILTGRREKMHTIRQKGGVHPFPWREESEYDTFSVGHSGTSISAALAMAVAAEKEQAGRKVVAVIGDGAMTGGMVFEAMNHAGDLHNDMLVVLNDNEMSISENVGALNNHLAQLMSGRFYTTIRESSKKVLQGMPVIKEMAKRTEEHLKGMVVPGTLFEELGFNYIGPIDGHDVDALVETMRNMRNLSGPQILHIMTKKGRGYEPAEKDPIGWHAVPKFDPSTFEKPAAKPCDPTFSEVFGKWLCDIAEKDEKVLGITPAMREGSGMVEFSQRFPKQYFDAAIAEQHAVTFGAGFACEGYKPVVAIYSTFLQRGYDQLIHDVALQRLPVLFAIDRGGIVGADGPTHQGAFDLSFMRIVPNMVIMAPSDENECRQMLYTGYCYNDGPTAVRYPRGSATGAKQVETMTAMPIGKGLLKRQGQKIAILNFGTTLASCLVAAEALDATVADMRFVKPLDVELVKELAANHDVLVTVEENAIMGGAGSGVLELLQTLKMPKPVLLIGLPDEFIKHGAPEEITSELGLDAAGIQKQIEDFIA